One genomic region from Haloterrigena gelatinilytica encodes:
- a CDS encoding ABC1 kinase family protein: protein MLAYARDRHRFLLFGRPRSVGAETHRHRAEVLLESLLTLGPTFIKLGQLLSTRPDVLPPAYIDVLAALQDEVPPADWADAKRVLEAEIGPVDENFAEFETEAISGASLGQVYHARVDPEVVDAVGTADSTTESEGTRADGAGGRDPAGREVAVKIRRPDIEELVNADLRVIKWSLPILLYFVDESRAFSLRNLADEFSKTIREEMDYEREAEMLREIRTNFAGDDRFVIPDVIESHSGQRVLTMEYIEGTKINDLGELERKGIDRTRLAENLERAYLQMIMDDGVFHADPHPGNLAVTDDEQIVFYDFGMSGRVDSFVQEKIIDFYVAVANQDIDGILDALIEIGTLSPDADRGVMAEVMEIAIQDARGEDVEQYRVNQIVGQIEDSIYVFPFRLPKNLALVLRVATVVEGVCVTLDPDFDFISVATDYLTEEGYREESIRQYARETGENIRRTGESLTRLAPKAERALDRLDRDDLYVRIGLEDEENVFDTFAKRLIYGMLLTMSLFSTGVLYALEAPRASIVAAVFSLVVTVLLYRSFREPKGIGAKPQFTRQSMRQRRGEE, encoded by the coding sequence TTGCTCGCCTACGCCCGTGACCGGCACCGATTCCTCCTGTTCGGGCGGCCGCGGTCGGTCGGCGCCGAGACCCACCGCCACCGCGCGGAGGTCCTCCTCGAGTCGCTGCTGACCCTCGGGCCGACGTTCATCAAACTCGGCCAGCTGCTCTCGACCCGGCCCGACGTGCTCCCGCCGGCGTACATCGACGTCCTCGCGGCGCTGCAAGACGAGGTGCCGCCGGCCGACTGGGCCGACGCGAAGCGGGTCCTCGAGGCGGAGATCGGCCCCGTCGACGAGAACTTCGCCGAGTTCGAGACCGAGGCGATCAGCGGCGCGAGCCTCGGGCAAGTGTATCACGCGCGGGTCGACCCCGAGGTCGTCGACGCCGTCGGGACGGCGGACTCGACGACCGAATCGGAGGGGACTCGAGCGGACGGCGCCGGAGGACGCGACCCCGCCGGCCGCGAGGTCGCGGTGAAGATCCGGCGGCCGGACATCGAGGAACTGGTCAACGCGGACCTGCGGGTGATCAAGTGGTCGCTGCCGATCCTGCTGTACTTCGTCGACGAGTCCCGAGCCTTTTCCCTGCGGAACCTCGCCGACGAGTTCTCGAAGACGATCCGCGAGGAGATGGACTACGAGCGCGAGGCCGAGATGCTCCGGGAGATCCGGACCAACTTCGCGGGCGACGATCGGTTCGTCATCCCCGACGTGATCGAGAGCCACTCCGGTCAGCGCGTGCTCACGATGGAGTACATCGAGGGGACGAAGATCAACGACCTCGGGGAACTCGAGCGCAAGGGGATCGATCGGACGCGACTCGCGGAGAACTTGGAACGGGCGTACCTGCAGATGATCATGGACGACGGGGTCTTCCACGCCGATCCGCACCCGGGGAACCTCGCGGTGACCGACGACGAACAGATCGTCTTCTACGACTTCGGGATGTCGGGCCGGGTCGACTCGTTCGTCCAGGAGAAGATCATCGACTTCTACGTCGCCGTCGCCAACCAGGACATCGACGGCATCCTCGACGCGCTGATCGAGATCGGCACCTTGAGCCCCGACGCCGACCGGGGCGTGATGGCCGAGGTGATGGAGATCGCCATCCAGGACGCCCGCGGCGAGGACGTCGAACAGTACCGGGTCAACCAGATCGTCGGCCAGATCGAGGACTCGATCTACGTCTTCCCGTTCCGACTCCCCAAAAATCTCGCGCTCGTCTTGCGGGTCGCGACCGTCGTCGAGGGGGTCTGCGTTACCCTCGATCCCGACTTCGACTTCATCTCGGTCGCGACCGACTACCTCACCGAGGAGGGGTACCGCGAGGAGTCGATCCGACAGTACGCCCGGGAGACCGGCGAGAACATCCGCAGAACCGGCGAGTCCCTGACTCGACTCGCGCCCAAAGCCGAGCGCGCCCTCGACCGGCTCGACCGGGACGACCTCTACGTCCGCATCGGCCTCGAGGACGAGGAGAACGTCTTCGACACGTTCGCGAAACGGCTGATCTACGGCATGTTGCTCACGATGTCGCTGTTCTCGACGGGCGTCCTCTACGCGCTCGAGGCGCCCCGGGCGTCGATCGTCGCCGCCGTCTTCTCGCTGGTCGTGACGGTCCTGCTCTACCGCTCGTTCCGCGAACCGAAAGGGATCGGCGCCAAACCGCAGTTCACGCGACAGAGCATGCGCCAGCGCCGCGGCGAGGAGTGA
- a CDS encoding Hsp20/alpha crystallin family protein, whose protein sequence is MSALRAALQDLSEDVFFDLLESEDAYLLVLDVPGVSADSLEVAVDDGRLSIEAHREKDPAGDYQYVEENRSLFLDIELPLPADAVGTETEAIVERGVLELTLPKTSATGETTIDVVEEDS, encoded by the coding sequence ATGTCAGCGCTTCGCGCCGCACTGCAGGATCTCTCGGAAGACGTCTTCTTCGATCTGCTCGAGAGCGAGGACGCCTACCTGCTCGTCCTCGACGTTCCGGGCGTCTCCGCCGACTCCCTCGAGGTGGCGGTCGACGACGGACGGCTCTCCATCGAGGCCCACCGCGAGAAGGACCCCGCGGGCGACTATCAGTACGTCGAGGAGAACCGCTCGCTCTTTCTCGATATCGAGCTTCCCCTCCCCGCCGACGCGGTCGGCACGGAGACGGAAGCGATCGTCGAACGCGGCGTCCTCGAGCTGACTCTCCCCAAAACGTCGGCGACGGGCGAGACGACGATCGACGTCGTCGAGGAAGACTCCTAA
- a CDS encoding enolase-like domain-containing protein, which translates to MDYERIADLPVTIDDVAAERLERETSSEFTRVTTEFALSGPGPDGEPVVGRGEDVTYETADHDALAESGLPDLAGEWTIDSFSSRLESVDLFPAGAPDRDVFRNYRRWGLESAALDLALRQADTDVASALGRSLDPVRFVASTRLGEPPTTDRLEALRERVPGLEFKLDPIPAWDDDLVAGIDDAVGSDAIRILDLKGQYEGTDVDVPADPDLYERVLEAFPDAVVEDPALTARTRPLFEDADVRGRVSWDAPIHGLSDVEALPWEPDWLNVKPSRFGSLESLLETLAYCEANEIRLYGGGQFELGVGRGQIQTLAALYYPDGPNDVAPRAYNDPTVGDGLPASPLEPPTEPRGFRWDGT; encoded by the coding sequence ATGGACTACGAGCGAATCGCCGACCTACCGGTGACGATCGACGACGTCGCGGCCGAGCGCCTCGAGCGCGAGACCTCGAGCGAGTTCACGCGCGTCACGACCGAATTCGCCCTCTCCGGCCCCGGTCCGGACGGCGAACCGGTCGTCGGTCGCGGCGAGGACGTCACCTACGAGACCGCGGATCACGACGCGCTGGCCGAGTCGGGGCTGCCCGATCTCGCCGGCGAGTGGACGATCGACTCGTTTTCGTCGCGCCTCGAGTCGGTCGACCTCTTTCCCGCCGGCGCGCCGGACCGCGACGTGTTCCGCAACTACCGGCGCTGGGGCCTCGAGAGCGCGGCGCTGGACCTCGCCTTGCGGCAGGCCGACACCGACGTCGCGAGCGCGCTCGGCCGGTCGCTCGATCCCGTCCGGTTCGTCGCCAGCACCCGGCTGGGCGAGCCGCCGACGACCGATCGCCTCGAGGCCCTGCGAGAACGGGTTCCGGGCCTCGAGTTCAAACTGGATCCGATCCCGGCGTGGGACGACGACCTCGTAGCGGGGATCGACGACGCCGTCGGGTCCGACGCGATCCGCATTCTCGACCTCAAGGGCCAGTACGAGGGGACCGACGTCGACGTCCCCGCCGATCCCGACCTGTACGAGCGGGTGCTCGAGGCCTTCCCCGACGCGGTGGTCGAGGACCCCGCCCTGACCGCTCGGACGCGGCCGCTGTTCGAGGACGCCGACGTCCGGGGGCGGGTGTCGTGGGACGCCCCGATCCACGGCCTGTCGGACGTCGAGGCGCTCCCCTGGGAGCCCGACTGGCTCAACGTCAAGCCCTCCCGGTTCGGCTCCCTCGAGTCGCTGCTCGAGACGCTGGCCTACTGCGAGGCGAACGAGATTCGGCTGTACGGCGGCGGCCAGTTCGAACTCGGCGTCGGCCGGGGGCAGATACAGACGCTCGCCGCGCTGTACTACCCCGACGGGCCGAACGACGTCGCGCCGCGGGCGTACAACGATCCGACCGTCGGCGACGGGCTCCCGGCGAGTCCGCTCGAGCCGCCGACCGAACCGCGCGGGTTCCGCTGGGACGGGACGTAA